CATTTCGACGCCTTCCGGAAGCGTCACGATGCCGGTCACGTCCGTCGTGCGGAAGTAGAACTGCGGACGATAATTGGTGAAGAACGGCGTATGGCGGCCGCCCTCCTCCTTCGTCAGAATATAGGCCTCGGCCTTGAACTTGGTGTGCGGCTTCACCGTGCCCGGCTTGCACAGAACCTGACCGCGCTCCACGTCCTCGCGCTTGGTGCCGCGCAGCAGGCAGCCGACATTGTCGCCCGCCTCGCCCTGATCGAGCAGCTTGCGGAACATTTCGACGCCGGTCACCGTCGTCTTCGTCGTCGCGCGAATGCCGACGATCTCCACTTCCTCGCCGACCTTGACCACGCCGCGCTCGATGCGGCCCGTCACCACCGTGCCGCGGCCCGAGATCGAGAACACGTCCTCGACCGGCATCAGGAAGGGCTGATCCTTCGGACGCTCCGGCTGCGGAATATAGGCGTCCACCTCGGCCATCAGCTTCATGATCGCGTCATGGCCGAGCTCGGGATTCTTATTCTCGAGCGCACACAGAGCCGAGCCCTTGACGATCGGAATATCGTCGCCGGGGAACTCGTATTTCGACAGAAGCTCGCGCACCTCGAGCTCGACGAGCTCGAGCAGCTCCGGATCGTCGACCATGTCGACCTTGTTCAGGAACACGACCAGCGCCGGCACGCCGACCTGGCGGGCGAGCAGAATGTGCTCGCGCGTCTGCGGCATCGGGCCGTCGGCGGCGGACACGACCAGAATGGCGCCGTCCATCTGCGCGGCGCCGGTGATCATGTTCTTCACATAATCGGCGTGGCCGGGGCAGTCGACGTGGGCGTAGTGGCGATTCTGCGTCTCATATTCGACATGCGCCGTCGAGATGGTGATGCCGCGCGCGCGCTCCTCGGGGGCCTTGTCGATCTGGTCATAGGCCGTGAAGGTCGCGCCGCCGCTCTCGGCCAGAACCTTGGTGATCGCCGCCGTCAGCGACGTCTTGCCATGGTCGACGTGTCCGATCGTGCCGATGTTGCAATGCGGCTTCGTGCGAGAGAACTTTTCCTTGGCCATGGCCACACTCCTTCAGAAGACTGATTCCGAGACGTCGAGATATGATCAGGCGTATTTCGCCTGGACCTTCTTCGACTCCGCCTCGGGGACCTGGTCGTAGTGGTCGAATTGCATCGTGTAGTTGGCGCGCCCCTGGCTGAAGGAGCGCAACTGATTGACGTAGCCGAACATATTGGCGAGCGGCACCATCGCGTCGATGACCACCGCATTGCCGCGCATGTCTTGGCCCTGAATCTGGCCACGTCGAGAGTTCAGATCGCCGATGACCGAGCCCGTATAGTCTTCGGGCGTCACCACCTCGACCTTCATGATCGGCTCGAGCAGCACCGAGCCGCCCTTCTGCAGCGCCTCGCGGAACGCCGCGCGAGAGGCGATCTCGAAGGCGAGCACCGACGAGTCGACATCGTGGAAGCCGCCGTCGATCAGCGTCGCCTTGACATCGACCACCGGGAAGCCTGCGAGGATGCCGGAGCCCATCACGCTGTTGATGCCCTTTTCGACGCCGGGGATGTATTCCTTCGGCACCGAGCCGCCGACGATCTTCGATTCGAAGGCGTTGCCGGAGCCGGGCTCATTCGGCTCGAAAATGATGATGACGCGAGCGAATTGGCCCGTGCCGCCAGTCTGCTTCTTATGCGTGTAGTCGATCTCGACGCGCTTCGTCAGACGCTCGCGATAGGCGACTTGCGGCGCGCCGATATTGGCGTCGACCTTATAGGTGCGCTTCAGAATGTCGACCTTGATGTCGAGATGCAGCTCGCCCATTCCCTTCAGAATGGTCTGGCCGCTCTCCTGATCGGTGGACACGCGGAAGGACGGATCCTCGGCGGCGAGCTTGGACAGAGCAATGCCGAGCTTCTCCTGATCGGCCTTC
The sequence above is a segment of the Methylosinus trichosporium OB3b genome. Coding sequences within it:
- the tuf gene encoding elongation factor Tu gives rise to the protein MAKEKFSRTKPHCNIGTIGHVDHGKTSLTAAITKVLAESGGATFTAYDQIDKAPEERARGITISTAHVEYETQNRHYAHVDCPGHADYVKNMITGAAQMDGAILVVSAADGPMPQTREHILLARQVGVPALVVFLNKVDMVDDPELLELVELEVRELLSKYEFPGDDIPIVKGSALCALENKNPELGHDAIMKLMAEVDAYIPQPERPKDQPFLMPVEDVFSISGRGTVVTGRIERGVVKVGEEVEIVGIRATTKTTVTGVEMFRKLLDQGEAGDNVGCLLRGTKREDVERGQVLCKPGTVKPHTKFKAEAYILTKEEGGRHTPFFTNYRPQFYFRTTDVTGIVTLPEGVEMVMPGDNVSMDVSLIVPIAMEEKLRFAIREGGRTVGAGVVASIIE